The proteins below come from a single Corynebacterium glyciniphilum AJ 3170 genomic window:
- a CDS encoding ABC transporter ATP-binding protein, translating into MTSSEPAVDLRGVTKKFGHVTALDGLSLQVGQGEVHGFLGPNGAGKSTAIRILLGILRHDDGRARLLGGDPWKDAVSLHRRLAYVPGDVELWPNLTGGEAIDLFARLRCGRGGTGAVDTRRRDELIDRFQLDPRKKGRTYSKGNRQKVALISALASDVDLLLLDEPTSGLDPLMEAEFQECIREAVRDDGRTVLLSSHILAQVEALADRISIIREGRDVETGTLDDLRHLQRTAVSVRTDRPLDGFADRDGIHDLTVDGGGHVHFAADTSALPGIMGELAAHGIRTITATPPTLEQLLLRHYGDAS; encoded by the coding sequence ATGACCAGCTCTGAGCCTGCTGTCGATCTTCGCGGCGTCACCAAGAAGTTCGGCCATGTCACCGCTCTCGACGGCCTCAGCCTCCAGGTGGGACAAGGGGAAGTCCACGGGTTTCTCGGACCGAACGGAGCGGGGAAGTCCACGGCGATCCGCATTCTCCTGGGGATCCTCCGGCACGACGACGGCCGGGCTCGGCTGCTCGGTGGTGACCCCTGGAAGGACGCTGTCAGTCTGCACCGACGTCTGGCCTATGTTCCGGGTGACGTCGAGTTGTGGCCGAACCTCACCGGAGGCGAGGCGATCGACCTGTTCGCACGGCTGCGGTGCGGTCGCGGTGGCACCGGTGCCGTCGACACCCGACGACGCGATGAACTCATCGACCGTTTCCAGCTCGATCCCCGGAAGAAAGGGCGCACCTACTCCAAAGGAAACCGGCAGAAGGTCGCCTTGATCTCCGCCCTGGCATCCGACGTTGACCTGCTGCTGCTCGATGAACCGACCTCCGGCCTGGACCCCCTGATGGAGGCGGAGTTCCAGGAGTGCATCCGTGAAGCCGTCCGCGATGACGGGCGCACCGTCCTGCTGTCCAGCCACATTCTCGCCCAGGTCGAGGCTCTGGCTGACCGCATCTCGATCATCCGGGAGGGGCGCGACGTGGAGACCGGGACCCTGGACGATCTCCGGCACCTGCAGCGCACCGCAGTCTCCGTCCGCACCGACCGGCCGCTGGACGGCTTCGCCGACCGCGACGGTATCCACGACCTGACCGTCGACGGTGGCGGACACGTGCACTTCGCTGCGGACACATCAGCCCTGCCCGGCATCATGGGTGAGCTTGCCGCACACGGTATCCGGACGATCACCGCCACGCCGCCGACACTGGAGCAGCTGCTGCTGCGGCATTACGGGGATGCGTCATGA
- a CDS encoding ABC transporter permease, whose translation MTAELTGTWTLLRLMLRRDRVRLPGWVLGMAVLTAYFANALGAVADEESLAGLASLATTPVMGLIGGPGYGFNEITLPRLFAGMYGLYLMIGAALMTMTTVSRHTRVEEQTGRAELLRANVVGRHAQLVAALLLSTLMTALLTAVMWVVVQFSVMDPGPTSANLLFVASVGAVGLVFTGIAAVTVQLSPFSRVGSSVAGAVLAVTFVIRGLGDMSALQQGHDSGVAWLSWLSPLGWSQQTAPYTLDRWWPLLFSLGATVVLTGIGVALQSRRDLAAGLVPDRPGPAVAASWLGSPVALAFRLQRASLMGWSVAMLVAGAIFGAFAGPMADGADSMPPEIMEVLGGERGIVDGYLGFMGIYFAVMIAVYALLSVQSLRSQEQGFHTETVLSTAVSRSSWQLSWTGVTAAGAVWLSALAGVGEGIGAAAGLGDAGLVGRTLVGHVAQVPAVWVLLGIGVLLYGAFPRFVGLAWALLGYSTLLVLFGEMIKVPEGVLDTSVFRHIGQYPAEALSWGAVGALAVLAMVFTALGAWAFRHRDLATT comes from the coding sequence ATGACGGCGGAACTGACCGGCACCTGGACGCTGCTGCGGCTCATGCTGCGCCGTGACCGCGTCCGCCTCCCCGGCTGGGTGCTCGGCATGGCGGTGCTCACAGCGTACTTCGCCAACGCCCTGGGGGCGGTGGCGGACGAGGAATCCCTGGCGGGACTGGCATCCCTGGCCACCACCCCGGTGATGGGCCTGATCGGTGGGCCAGGGTACGGCTTCAACGAGATCACCCTGCCGCGGCTGTTCGCAGGAATGTACGGCCTTTATCTGATGATCGGCGCGGCACTCATGACAATGACGACCGTGTCCCGCCACACCCGGGTTGAGGAGCAGACAGGCCGGGCCGAATTGCTGCGCGCCAACGTGGTCGGACGGCATGCCCAGCTCGTCGCAGCACTGCTCCTGTCCACGCTCATGACCGCCCTGCTGACGGCGGTCATGTGGGTTGTCGTCCAGTTCTCCGTGATGGACCCGGGGCCGACGTCGGCGAACCTGTTGTTCGTCGCCAGCGTCGGCGCGGTCGGTCTGGTGTTCACCGGAATTGCAGCGGTGACTGTACAACTGTCGCCGTTTTCCCGCGTGGGGTCATCGGTGGCCGGTGCCGTGCTTGCGGTCACCTTCGTCATCCGGGGGCTGGGGGACATGTCCGCGTTGCAACAGGGGCACGACAGTGGGGTTGCCTGGTTGTCCTGGCTCTCCCCGCTGGGATGGTCGCAGCAGACCGCGCCCTACACCCTCGACCGGTGGTGGCCGTTGCTGTTCTCGCTCGGCGCCACCGTCGTCCTGACCGGTATCGGCGTGGCATTACAGTCGCGCCGGGACCTGGCCGCGGGACTCGTACCGGACCGTCCTGGCCCCGCGGTCGCGGCATCCTGGTTGGGCAGTCCGGTGGCCCTCGCATTCCGGCTTCAGCGGGCGTCGCTGATGGGGTGGTCCGTTGCGATGCTGGTGGCCGGCGCCATCTTCGGCGCTTTCGCCGGGCCGATGGCAGACGGCGCAGACTCCATGCCACCGGAGATTATGGAGGTGCTCGGCGGGGAGAGGGGGATCGTCGACGGCTATCTCGGGTTCATGGGCATCTACTTCGCGGTGATGATCGCGGTGTACGCCCTGTTGTCCGTGCAGTCGCTGCGGAGTCAGGAACAGGGGTTCCATACCGAGACGGTACTGTCCACCGCGGTGTCAAGGAGCTCCTGGCAGTTGTCCTGGACCGGGGTCACAGCAGCCGGCGCGGTGTGGTTGTCCGCTCTTGCAGGTGTGGGGGAGGGGATCGGTGCCGCCGCGGGCCTCGGTGATGCCGGTCTGGTCGGACGAACCCTGGTGGGGCACGTGGCGCAGGTGCCGGCGGTGTGGGTCCTGCTCGGCATCGGCGTCCTGCTGTACGGAGCGTTCCCACGGTTCGTGGGGCTGGCGTGGGCGCTCCTGGGGTACTCCACGCTGCTCGTGCTCTTCGGAGAGATGATCAAGGTGCCTGAGGGCGTCCTCGACACGTCGGTGTTCCGGCATATCGGACAGTATCCCGCCGAAGCGTTGTCCTGGGGTGCCGTCGGTGCTCTGGCGGTACTGGCCATGGTGTTCACCGCGTTGGGTGCCTGGGCGTTCCGACATCGTGACCTGGCCACGACCTGA
- a CDS encoding ABC-F family ATP-binding cassette domain-containing protein — translation MSRQTNPEEQQSHIRAVDLGIAIAGRTILTGVTATVSPGNRLVIVGENGVGKTTLLHTLAGLREPDVGSVTRAGTVTLVRQAMHDDPGHTVGDLIADATAEADRALADLDTAALAEGADGVAAAEQAFTRALDRANSLDAWDAARRVDVALAGLDACTDRSRVLHTLSHGQRYRVRLACALGRDGSLLLDEPTNHLDAGALSFLTSRLLERRGPLVVVTHDRALLRDLTADGQGTFLDLDPTSDGTPRMTTGTYDEWVSRRRADRERWEQEYTAQVAEHVRLEASVDEARGRLSTGWRPEKGHNKHGRATRAAGTVQALHRRQDALASHAVDVPEPPLRLRWPESSVAPGRMLLTCEDVSVDGRLAGPVTFGLSGGDRLVLTGPNGAGKSTLVDVLRERVEPTTGRCHIHDGARISVLNQHEPQWSEYAEQHTRAAEVYERVAGTDGPALSTLGLLDRTARSTPVDRLSQGQQRRLHLALCVATRPHLLILDEPTNHLSATLVDEMTAALRATEAAVVVVTHDRQMLRDLSGWPVLALR, via the coding sequence ATGTCCCGTCAGACCAACCCCGAAGAACAACAATCCCACATTCGCGCCGTTGACCTCGGTATAGCTATCGCCGGACGGACGATTCTCACCGGCGTCACCGCCACTGTCTCACCAGGGAACCGCCTGGTCATCGTTGGCGAGAACGGTGTCGGCAAGACCACCCTGCTGCACACGCTCGCCGGGTTGCGTGAGCCGGACGTGGGCAGTGTGACCCGCGCCGGCACCGTTACCCTCGTGCGGCAGGCCATGCACGACGACCCCGGCCACACCGTCGGCGACCTGATCGCCGACGCCACCGCCGAGGCCGACCGCGCTCTCGCCGACCTCGACACTGCCGCCCTCGCCGAGGGCGCCGACGGTGTGGCTGCCGCCGAGCAGGCCTTCACCCGTGCCCTCGACCGCGCGAACAGTCTCGACGCCTGGGATGCGGCGCGGCGCGTCGACGTCGCCCTGGCCGGACTGGACGCCTGCACCGACCGCAGCCGCGTACTGCACACCCTGTCCCACGGGCAGCGTTACCGCGTGCGACTGGCCTGCGCCCTCGGCCGCGACGGCAGCCTGCTGCTCGATGAGCCCACCAACCACCTCGATGCCGGTGCGCTGAGCTTTCTCACCTCCCGTCTGCTGGAACGCCGCGGACCGTTGGTGGTGGTGACCCACGACCGCGCCCTGCTTCGTGACCTCACTGCCGACGGGCAGGGCACGTTCCTTGATCTCGACCCGACCTCCGACGGCACACCCCGGATGACCACGGGAACCTACGACGAGTGGGTGTCCCGCCGCCGCGCGGACCGGGAACGCTGGGAGCAGGAGTACACGGCCCAGGTTGCTGAACACGTTCGCCTCGAGGCCTCTGTCGATGAGGCCCGCGGCAGACTGAGCACCGGGTGGCGGCCAGAGAAGGGCCACAACAAGCACGGTCGTGCCACCCGTGCGGCCGGCACTGTCCAAGCTCTGCACCGCAGACAGGACGCCCTGGCCAGTCATGCCGTCGACGTCCCCGAACCACCGTTGCGGCTACGTTGGCCGGAGAGCTCTGTCGCTCCAGGTCGAATGCTGTTGACCTGCGAGGACGTGTCCGTGGACGGGCGTTTGGCAGGTCCGGTGACTTTCGGATTGTCCGGCGGGGACCGGCTCGTCCTCACCGGCCCGAACGGGGCCGGAAAGTCCACCCTCGTCGACGTCCTACGAGAACGGGTGGAGCCGACGACGGGGCGGTGCCACATCCACGACGGAGCGCGGATCAGCGTCCTGAACCAGCATGAACCGCAGTGGTCGGAGTACGCGGAGCAGCACACTCGTGCCGCCGAGGTGTACGAGCGCGTCGCAGGGACGGACGGACCGGCACTGTCGACGCTCGGCCTACTTGACCGGACGGCGCGGTCCACTCCGGTTGACCGGCTGTCGCAGGGACAGCAACGCCGTCTCCATCTCGCGCTCTGCGTGGCGACGCGTCCTCACCTCCTCATTCTCGACGAGCCGACGAACCATCTGTCCGCCACGCTGGTTGACGAGATGACGGCGGCGTTGCGGGCGACGGAGGCTGCCGTCGTGGTGGTCACCCATGACCGGCAGATGCTGCGGGACCTCTCTGGGTGGCCGGTGCTGGCCCTGCGCTGA
- a CDS encoding Dyp-type peroxidase, whose amino-acid sequence MPGTESHTVSRGLTRRGFLGGLGTLGVLGAAAVTTSCSEGQDDAATTERETAAVPFDGDHQAGIATPPQSHNTTVAFSLRDGADRRAVQRLLRIWTGDARRLCAGTPVLADLEPELASNPGNLTVTCGFGRGLYTAAGIADKAPAWLRPLPHFTGDRLDDSWGDRDIVLQICGDDRTTVSHALRVLVRGGADYARPSWSQTGFLDVQNGTPRNLFGFKDGTVNPHSEKEFDTQVWNDDGGTCMIVRRVAFDMPEWESVDRGTREVAMGRTIVEGAPLSGGDEFTDVDVNKIGDDGLPLIDAHSHVALATSHNGDAERMLRRAYNYDLPVTAGPAGLQDAELIDLSDTGLIFTCFQRDPDTSFIPVQKRLADGDRLNEWITHVGSAVFHVPAGTSGDSYWGEDLLG is encoded by the coding sequence ATGCCGGGCACTGAGTCACACACCGTGTCGCGGGGCCTGACGCGTCGGGGTTTCCTCGGCGGGCTCGGCACTCTCGGTGTCCTCGGTGCCGCCGCCGTCACCACATCCTGTTCCGAGGGACAGGACGACGCCGCCACTACTGAACGGGAGACAGCCGCCGTTCCCTTCGACGGTGACCACCAGGCCGGCATCGCCACCCCACCCCAGTCGCACAACACCACCGTCGCCTTCTCACTGCGCGACGGTGCCGACCGCAGAGCCGTCCAGCGTCTGCTCCGCATCTGGACCGGGGACGCCCGACGCCTCTGCGCCGGCACGCCCGTGCTGGCCGACCTGGAGCCCGAGCTCGCGTCGAACCCCGGTAACCTCACCGTGACGTGTGGTTTCGGCCGGGGGCTCTACACCGCCGCCGGGATCGCCGACAAAGCCCCCGCCTGGCTGAGGCCGCTGCCTCACTTCACCGGTGACCGGCTCGACGACTCCTGGGGCGACCGCGATATCGTCCTGCAGATCTGCGGCGACGACCGCACGACAGTCTCCCACGCCCTGCGCGTCCTCGTCCGCGGCGGTGCCGACTACGCCCGACCGTCCTGGAGCCAGACGGGTTTCCTCGACGTGCAGAACGGCACACCGCGCAACCTCTTCGGCTTCAAGGACGGCACCGTCAACCCGCACTCGGAGAAGGAGTTCGACACCCAGGTCTGGAACGACGACGGCGGGACCTGCATGATCGTGCGACGCGTCGCCTTCGACATGCCTGAATGGGAGTCCGTCGACCGCGGCACGCGGGAGGTCGCGATGGGACGCACCATCGTCGAAGGCGCACCGCTGAGTGGGGGCGACGAGTTCACCGACGTCGACGTGAACAAGATCGGCGACGACGGACTCCCCCTCATCGACGCCCACTCCCACGTCGCCCTGGCGACGTCGCACAACGGCGACGCTGAACGCATGCTGCGGCGTGCCTACAACTATGACCTCCCCGTCACCGCCGGACCGGCCGGCCTGCAGGACGCCGAGCTGATCGACCTCTCCGACACCGGCCTGATCTTCACCTGCTTCCAGCGCGACCCGGACACGTCCTTCATCCCGGTCCAGAAGCGACTCGCCGACGGTGACCGGTTGAACGAGTGGATCACCCACGTCGGTTCGGCGGTGTTCCACGTCCCGGCAGGGACGTCCGGGGACAGCTACTGGGGCGAGGACCTGCTGGGGTGA
- a CDS encoding copper chaperone PCu(A)C, translating into MTDTMKRRLTAAALASVLALGLTACGSDSDSDSGSSDAASATTQAGQTNDAITFSEGYVGAKDTETSMTAVFGELTNSTDEDIHLTRVTGDLDGVYQFHETVDGIMKETDDGLVVPANGSVAMEPGGTHIMIMENHDEIAAGDALTLTLTAEDGTTYEISDIPVRVQQSAHEDYGTGDDTDGEHDEHAGH; encoded by the coding sequence ATGACCGACACCATGAAGCGCCGCCTCACCGCCGCCGCCCTCGCCTCCGTCCTCGCCCTCGGCCTCACCGCCTGCGGCAGTGACAGCGATAGCGACAGTGGCAGCAGCGACGCAGCATCCGCCACCACGCAGGCCGGCCAGACCAATGACGCCATCACCTTCTCCGAGGGTTATGTTGGCGCCAAGGACACCGAGACCTCCATGACCGCGGTCTTCGGCGAGCTGACCAACTCCACCGACGAGGACATCCACCTCACCCGCGTCACCGGTGATCTCGACGGCGTCTACCAGTTCCATGAGACTGTCGACGGCATCATGAAAGAGACCGACGACGGCCTCGTCGTCCCCGCCAACGGCAGCGTCGCCATGGAACCGGGTGGCACCCACATCATGATCATGGAGAACCACGACGAGATCGCCGCCGGCGACGCACTCACTCTCACCCTCACCGCCGAGGACGGCACCACCTACGAGATCAGCGACATCCCCGTCCGTGTGCAACAGTCCGCCCACGAGGATTACGGCACCGGTGACGACACCGACGGTGAGCACGACGAGCATGCCGGGCACTGA
- a CDS encoding PepSY-associated TM helix domain-containing protein has product MTTTASPASPTPPRSPRADDRQQNRLLKRLHFFAGVVCAPLILIAAVTGLLYAFAPTVEQVTNHSMLTATAPAGTDGTDRLPVSDLVATAQSEHPDLTLAGVRIGGDGETTRVLFSDPDLPESTVQAVFLDPWTGEVKGDTTQYGSSGSLPLRQWIAEGHRTAWLGEPGRLYSETAASWLGVLAVGGVVMWWQRQRKGQAGSPKPSRIRSMLRTGGRGRTRTMRLHGATGTLVVAGMIFLTVTGLTWSSVAGGTIGDVREKLNWGTPSVAASLPGAQEVTPSGAAGAHAGHAGHGDHAMPAGVRVSGLNSGSIDRVATTAEAELRTPVTITPPTVEGQAWTASEDRVAYRLSNDAVAIDWSTGTVTDRLDFADWPLAAKATSWLIQLHMGTLFGLPNQLVLGLLAAAIIAMVCWGYMMWWTRRPAGGLAGPPRRAPWSRPTAGTLVLVTALVVYGIVAPLFGITCLAFVVGSTLWDAARRRFSTPLSTPRR; this is encoded by the coding sequence GTGACGACGACAGCGTCCCCAGCGTCCCCGACTCCTCCACGCTCGCCGCGTGCCGATGACCGGCAGCAGAACCGCCTGCTCAAACGGCTCCATTTTTTCGCGGGGGTGGTGTGCGCGCCCCTGATCCTCATCGCCGCCGTGACCGGCCTGCTTTACGCGTTCGCGCCGACGGTGGAGCAGGTGACGAACCACTCGATGCTCACTGCCACGGCCCCCGCTGGCACAGACGGCACAGACAGGCTTCCGGTCAGTGACCTGGTTGCCACTGCCCAGAGCGAGCATCCTGACCTGACCCTGGCCGGGGTGAGGATCGGCGGCGACGGGGAGACAACCCGTGTGCTGTTCAGCGACCCTGACCTGCCGGAGTCCACCGTGCAGGCGGTGTTCCTGGACCCGTGGACAGGAGAGGTGAAGGGGGACACCACCCAGTACGGCAGTTCCGGTTCATTGCCGCTGCGACAGTGGATCGCAGAGGGCCACCGCACGGCGTGGCTCGGTGAGCCGGGGCGGCTGTACTCCGAGACTGCTGCGAGTTGGCTGGGGGTTCTTGCGGTCGGTGGCGTCGTGATGTGGTGGCAGCGGCAGCGGAAGGGTCAGGCAGGGTCACCAAAGCCCTCGAGGATCAGGTCCATGCTGCGTACCGGAGGCCGTGGCAGGACGCGGACGATGCGCCTGCACGGGGCAACAGGGACGCTCGTTGTCGCGGGCATGATCTTCCTGACCGTCACCGGACTGACCTGGTCATCGGTGGCCGGCGGCACTATCGGGGACGTGCGTGAGAAGCTGAACTGGGGGACGCCGTCGGTGGCAGCTTCACTGCCGGGGGCACAGGAGGTGACTCCGTCCGGTGCTGCCGGTGCGCATGCCGGCCACGCTGGGCACGGCGACCATGCGATGCCGGCGGGTGTCCGGGTCAGCGGGCTGAACTCGGGGTCGATCGACCGTGTCGCGACGACGGCGGAAGCGGAACTGCGCACCCCGGTGACGATCACACCCCCGACCGTGGAGGGGCAGGCGTGGACGGCGTCGGAGGACCGTGTCGCCTACCGGCTGTCGAATGACGCGGTGGCGATCGACTGGTCCACAGGCACGGTCACTGATCGGCTTGACTTCGCGGACTGGCCACTGGCGGCGAAGGCCACGAGTTGGCTTATCCAGCTGCACATGGGCACCCTCTTCGGCCTGCCGAACCAGTTGGTGCTCGGCCTGTTGGCGGCGGCGATCATCGCGATGGTCTGCTGGGGGTACATGATGTGGTGGACACGCCGGCCGGCCGGAGGCCTCGCTGGTCCGCCGCGGAGGGCACCGTGGTCACGGCCGACGGCCGGAACGCTGGTCCTCGTCACAGCGCTGGTCGTCTACGGCATCGTCGCGCCGCTGTTCGGGATCACCTGCCTGGCGTTCGTCGTGGGCAGCACGCTCTGGGACGCGGCACGTCGCAGGTTCAGCACTCCACTCAGCACTCCACGACGTTGA
- a CDS encoding L-serine ammonia-lyase: protein MTSTTVYVSALDLFSIGIGPSSSHTVGPMRAGADFACRAADLTGVARVSVQLYGSLSATGRGHGTPDAVVAGLRGAQPETCDPDDVRGAWSEHPDTPTDLQLDGRTPVLFSRDDVVFNPASRDLRHPNTMVLQAWGDGGGTPLLEETYLSVGGGFIERVGDDREHAAPAAEDGPGFSNAAELLALCTDGRTVADVAWAAECARRSPDDVTAGIDAVWAAMRTCVDAGLHADGVLPGRLHVRRRAAAMRRRLEDDPTSAIDEWLHVYALAVNEENAGGGRVVTAPTNGAAGIIPAVLHYWWKTTPDATDRDVRTFLLTAAAVGSLIKANASISGAEGGCQAEVGSACAMAAAGFCAVRGGTAAQVENAAEIAVEHHLGLTCDPIGGLVQIPCIERNAVAASTAVTAARLALAGDGSHVVSLDAVIQTMRETGADMNDKYKETSRGGLAVNVVEC from the coding sequence ATGACGTCAACGACGGTGTACGTCTCCGCGCTCGACCTGTTCTCCATCGGCATCGGGCCGTCCTCGTCCCACACGGTCGGGCCGATGCGTGCCGGCGCCGACTTCGCTTGCCGGGCCGCTGACCTCACCGGCGTCGCCCGGGTCAGCGTCCAGCTCTACGGGTCGTTGTCCGCCACCGGACGCGGACACGGCACCCCGGACGCCGTGGTCGCCGGGCTCCGCGGCGCCCAGCCGGAGACGTGCGACCCCGATGACGTCCGTGGCGCATGGTCGGAGCACCCCGACACCCCCACGGACCTACAGCTCGACGGTCGAACCCCTGTCCTCTTCAGCCGCGACGACGTGGTCTTCAACCCCGCCTCCCGCGACCTCCGCCACCCGAACACCATGGTGCTGCAGGCGTGGGGAGACGGCGGAGGAACACCCCTCCTGGAAGAGACGTACCTTTCCGTCGGCGGCGGCTTCATCGAACGCGTCGGAGACGACCGTGAGCACGCTGCTCCTGCCGCCGAGGACGGTCCCGGGTTCAGCAACGCCGCAGAACTCCTCGCCCTGTGTACCGACGGACGTACTGTCGCCGACGTCGCCTGGGCCGCCGAATGTGCCCGACGCTCCCCTGACGACGTTACCGCCGGCATTGACGCCGTCTGGGCTGCGATGCGCACCTGCGTCGACGCCGGTCTGCACGCCGACGGCGTCCTTCCCGGGCGCCTCCACGTCCGACGCCGCGCCGCCGCGATGCGCCGACGCCTGGAGGACGACCCCACGTCGGCCATCGACGAATGGCTGCACGTCTACGCCCTCGCCGTCAACGAGGAAAACGCCGGTGGGGGACGAGTCGTCACCGCCCCCACCAACGGTGCCGCGGGCATCATTCCCGCCGTGCTGCACTACTGGTGGAAGACGACTCCCGACGCCACCGACCGCGACGTGCGGACCTTCCTGCTCACCGCCGCCGCGGTGGGTTCACTGATCAAGGCCAACGCCTCCATCTCCGGCGCCGAGGGTGGTTGCCAGGCGGAGGTCGGCTCGGCCTGTGCCATGGCCGCCGCCGGGTTCTGCGCGGTCCGCGGCGGCACCGCCGCACAGGTGGAGAATGCCGCCGAGATCGCTGTCGAACATCACCTCGGCCTGACCTGCGACCCCATCGGGGGCCTGGTCCAGATCCCGTGTATCGAGCGCAACGCCGTCGCCGCGTCCACCGCGGTCACCGCCGCGCGCCTCGCGCTGGCCGGCGACGGCTCGCACGTCGTCTCGCTCGATGCGGTCATTCAGACGATGCGCGAGACCGGTGCCGACATGAACGACAAGTACAAGGAGACCAGCCGCGGCGGCCTCGCCGTCAACGTCGTGGAGTGCTGA
- a CDS encoding M20 family metallopeptidase: MTDLTTLTTATDAVTERIDNHRDRLLEISHTIHANPELAFNEHDSANLVAEELRAAGFDVTVGVYGLNTAIEATYGSGDFVVTVCAEYDALPGIGHACGHNIIATAGLGAALGLAEIADAAGIRVKLLGTPAEEHGGGKVLMLREGAWEDATISLMVHGGPGVTDARCGDFTSQAVDRFKVTYTGTPAHAAAAPQNGVNALDAATVALTSIGLLRQQLDNSVRVAGVVTDGGDVTNIIPDHTEIDAEVRAFDMDILEDAKRRVMNCFEAGALASGCSWSVVETEPRYASLVQDPTLADAWNTALTDLGRDVTAQPGSSGGSTDMGNVSQVVPSIHPMIALLGTDAPPHTTGFAAAAATPAGDDAAIVSAKGLALAAATVALTPETRGELLARQAARPVGATTVES; this comes from the coding sequence ATGACTGATCTCACCACCCTCACCACCGCGACCGACGCCGTCACCGAACGTATCGACAACCACCGCGACCGCCTGCTCGAGATCAGCCACACGATCCACGCCAACCCCGAACTCGCCTTCAATGAACACGACTCCGCCAACCTGGTCGCCGAGGAACTGCGCGCCGCCGGTTTCGACGTCACCGTCGGCGTCTACGGCCTGAACACCGCGATCGAAGCCACCTACGGCAGCGGAGACTTCGTCGTCACCGTCTGCGCCGAATACGACGCCCTCCCCGGCATCGGCCACGCCTGCGGACACAACATCATCGCCACCGCCGGGCTGGGCGCCGCCCTGGGACTCGCCGAGATCGCCGACGCCGCCGGTATCCGCGTCAAACTCCTCGGCACCCCGGCTGAGGAACACGGCGGCGGCAAAGTGCTCATGCTGCGGGAAGGAGCCTGGGAGGACGCAACGATCTCCCTCATGGTCCACGGCGGGCCCGGCGTCACCGACGCCCGGTGCGGTGACTTCACCAGCCAGGCCGTCGACCGCTTCAAGGTCACCTACACCGGCACTCCGGCCCATGCCGCCGCGGCACCACAGAACGGCGTCAACGCCCTCGACGCTGCGACGGTCGCCCTGACATCCATAGGACTGCTGCGCCAGCAACTGGACAACTCGGTGCGTGTCGCCGGTGTCGTTACCGACGGCGGCGACGTCACCAACATCATCCCCGACCACACCGAAATCGACGCCGAAGTCCGCGCCTTCGACATGGACATCCTCGAGGACGCCAAGCGCCGCGTGATGAACTGCTTCGAGGCCGGTGCGCTGGCCTCCGGCTGCTCCTGGTCAGTCGTGGAGACTGAGCCCCGCTATGCCAGCCTCGTGCAGGACCCGACCCTCGCCGACGCCTGGAACACGGCACTGACCGACCTGGGTCGCGACGTCACCGCACAGCCGGGCAGCTCCGGCGGTTCCACCGACATGGGCAATGTGTCCCAGGTCGTCCCGTCCATCCACCCGATGATCGCGCTCCTCGGCACTGATGCCCCGCCGCACACCACCGGTTTCGCGGCAGCGGCAGCTACGCCGGCCGGAGACGACGCCGCCATTGTCTCGGCGAAGGGTCTCGCCCTCGCCGCAGCCACCGTCGCCCTCACCCCGGAGACCCGCGGTGAGCTGCTCGCCCGCCAGGCTGCACGTCCCGTCGGGGCCACCACGGTAGAATCCTGA